Proteins encoded within one genomic window of Aurantiacibacter spongiae:
- a CDS encoding amidohydrolase family protein — MTSRLSLFAGAVFALASSLATPANAQDVAITGATVALGDGSDPVENATVVVRGGRVTAAGSGVSVPAGMQAIDGTGMWVTPGLFASMTHLGLVDVDAVDESNDVYATGSPFGAALDVSPVINPMAQDFAYSRAGGVTRATVTPNAGSTIFAGQGALIDLGADYDAVRRPRAFQYVELGEGGARLAGGSRTSSHALFRNALREASAYGEDAELVGRSETRDMRTYDDLRIDPRLTGRAERDTDVLLSRFDAAALVPVVTGEQKLYIGVERASDILSAIALKDEFPRLDIVIVGAAEGWMVADRIAAAGVPVIAAGLRDLPVSFEQLAATQSNVGRMRDAGVEVAIGLYDSSGDHPRGLPQQAGNLVGLSRVPGATGLTWGEAFAAISSVPAHIAGLGETGGTLTPGALGDLVVWDGDPLETSSAPVRVFIDGVEQPLDNHQTRLRERYRTLDESQLPRGYEW; from the coding sequence ATGACCAGCCGCCTGTCCTTGTTCGCCGGTGCCGTGTTCGCCCTCGCCAGTTCGCTCGCCACCCCTGCGAATGCCCAGGACGTCGCCATCACCGGTGCTACCGTTGCCCTGGGCGATGGCAGCGATCCGGTGGAGAACGCGACCGTGGTGGTGCGTGGTGGCCGCGTGACGGCCGCGGGTAGCGGTGTTTCCGTGCCAGCAGGCATGCAGGCCATCGACGGCACCGGCATGTGGGTGACGCCCGGCCTGTTCGCGTCCATGACCCATCTCGGCCTTGTCGATGTCGACGCGGTGGACGAGAGCAACGACGTCTATGCCACGGGATCCCCCTTCGGAGCCGCGCTCGACGTGTCACCCGTCATCAACCCGATGGCGCAGGATTTCGCCTACAGCCGCGCTGGCGGCGTCACTCGCGCCACCGTTACTCCCAATGCCGGCTCGACCATCTTTGCCGGGCAGGGCGCGCTGATTGACCTGGGCGCGGATTACGATGCGGTGCGCCGCCCGCGCGCGTTCCAGTATGTCGAACTGGGCGAAGGCGGTGCGCGCCTTGCCGGAGGCAGCCGCACGTCCAGTCACGCGCTGTTTCGCAATGCCCTGCGCGAGGCGAGCGCCTACGGCGAGGATGCCGAACTGGTGGGTCGCAGCGAAACCCGCGACATGCGCACTTATGACGACCTCAGGATCGATCCGCGCCTGACGGGCCGCGCGGAACGCGATACCGACGTGCTGCTTTCCCGCTTCGACGCCGCGGCGCTGGTTCCCGTCGTGACCGGCGAGCAGAAGCTTTACATCGGAGTGGAACGCGCTTCGGACATTCTTTCGGCCATCGCGTTGAAGGACGAATTTCCGCGCCTCGACATTGTCATTGTCGGCGCGGCGGAGGGATGGATGGTCGCCGACCGTATCGCCGCCGCCGGCGTGCCGGTGATTGCCGCGGGTCTGCGCGACCTGCCGGTCAGCTTCGAACAGCTCGCCGCCACGCAGAGCAATGTCGGCCGGATGCGCGATGCCGGGGTCGAGGTTGCGATCGGTCTTTACGACAGCAGCGGCGATCATCCGCGCGGATTGCCCCAGCAGGCCGGGAATCTGGTCGGTCTGAGCCGTGTACCGGGAGCCACGGGGCTAACCTGGGGCGAAGCCTTCGCCGCCATCAGTTCGGTGCCCGCCCACATCGCCGGCCTCGGCGAGACCGGCGGCACGCTGACACCGGGCGCGCTGGGGGATCTGGTGGTGTGGGACGGCGATCCGCTCGAAACCAGTTCAGCGCCGGTCCGCGTCTTCATCGACGGTGTGGAGCAACCGCTCGACAACCACCAGACGCGCCTTCGCGAACGCTACCGCACGCTGGACGAAAGCCAGCTGCCGCGCGGCTACGAGTGGTAG
- a CDS encoding NnrU family protein has translation MDPALLSLVAASVAFVGTHFALSHPLRAPLVSRIGERPFLGLYSVVAIAGLWWMTRAFRAAPSPDLAGSSNIGWAVASALTVIALVLFLGSLRGNPAFPSPAAADTAHHEPAGVFRVTRHPMMWGFALWAAAHMLLWWSWRTVIVAGAILVLALLGAHLQDRKKARLQGAAWIGWQAKTSYWPRWHRLASVGWLLWVIAVAAWLGITWLHIDAAGVPAGLWRWVS, from the coding sequence GTGGACCCCGCGCTCCTGTCGCTAGTCGCGGCGAGCGTCGCTTTCGTCGGAACGCATTTCGCCCTTTCCCATCCGCTGCGGGCGCCGCTCGTCTCGCGCATCGGCGAGCGGCCATTCCTGGGTCTCTATTCGGTGGTAGCCATCGCGGGTCTGTGGTGGATGACGCGCGCCTTTCGGGCGGCGCCTTCCCCTGATCTTGCCGGCAGCAGCAATATCGGCTGGGCCGTGGCCAGCGCGCTGACCGTGATTGCCCTCGTCCTGTTCCTCGGCTCGCTGCGAGGCAATCCGGCCTTCCCGTCGCCGGCCGCGGCGGATACGGCGCATCACGAACCCGCCGGCGTGTTTCGCGTAACCCGTCACCCGATGATGTGGGGCTTTGCGCTATGGGCCGCAGCGCACATGCTGTTGTGGTGGAGCTGGCGCACGGTGATCGTCGCCGGCGCGATCCTCGTTCTCGCCCTGCTCGGCGCCCATTTGCAGGACCGCAAGAAAGCACGGCTGCAGGGCGCAGCGTGGATCGGCTGGCAGGCTAAGACCAGCTACTGGCCGCGCTGGCACCGACTGGCCTCGGTCGGCTGGCTGCTATGGGTCATCGCAGTCGCCGCCTGGTTGGGCATCACCTGGCTGCACATCGACGCCGCCGGGGTGCCCGCCGGCCTGTGGCGCTGGGTGAGCTGA
- a CDS encoding Fur family transcriptional regulator codes for MAKHDHSEHSGDALVKEAGSVLIESGEQWTTMREDVFRALAAQDRPASAYDIAEIVGKARGKRVAANSVYRILDLFVRTNLANRIESANAYLANTHPGCRHDCIFLICDDCGQADHFDDDRLTGSLRQAGEEHGYSAVRPVVELRGLCAECAG; via the coding sequence ATGGCGAAGCACGATCACAGCGAGCATTCGGGGGACGCACTTGTCAAAGAGGCGGGCAGCGTCCTCATCGAGTCCGGTGAGCAATGGACCACCATGCGCGAGGACGTGTTTCGCGCCCTCGCCGCGCAGGATCGTCCGGCTTCAGCCTACGACATCGCGGAAATCGTCGGCAAGGCGCGAGGCAAGCGGGTGGCCGCGAACAGCGTCTACCGCATTCTCGACCTTTTCGTGCGGACCAATCTCGCCAACCGGATCGAGAGCGCCAACGCCTACCTCGCCAACACCCACCCCGGCTGCCGGCACGATTGCATCTTCCTGATTTGCGACGATTGTGGACAGGCGGACCATTTCGACGACGATCGCCTGACTGGTTCGCTGCGGCAGGCCGGGGAGGAACACGGGTATTCGGCCGTTCGCCCGGTGGTCGAATTGCGCGGCCTGTGTGCCGAGTGCGCCGGCTGA
- the msrA gene encoding peptide-methionine (S)-S-oxide reductase MsrA: MKHVGPFIAAAALGFAGLSLPAIARAEAVFDAPVAARQAHETGLKTAVFAGGCFWGTEAVFSHVRGVTSVISGFSGGTQGTANYRRVSAGGTGHAEAVKVTYDPDVVRYDQLLQILFSVVADPTLQDRQGPDVGSQYRAAIMPRSDEQRAVARAYVRQMGRSGVWNSPIRVQVERAQGFFPAEDYHQDFAYRNPGHPYIRRWDAPKVRALREQFPQLYRSAFRTG; encoded by the coding sequence ATGAAGCACGTCGGCCCCTTCATCGCCGCCGCCGCGCTGGGCTTCGCGGGGCTTTCCCTGCCGGCTATTGCGCGGGCGGAAGCGGTGTTCGATGCGCCGGTCGCTGCGCGCCAGGCTCACGAAACGGGTCTCAAGACCGCGGTTTTCGCGGGCGGTTGCTTCTGGGGCACCGAGGCCGTGTTCAGTCATGTGCGCGGTGTGACGAGCGTGATCTCGGGGTTCAGTGGCGGTACGCAGGGCACGGCGAATTACCGCCGGGTATCCGCGGGCGGAACCGGTCATGCCGAGGCGGTGAAGGTGACATACGATCCCGACGTCGTGCGCTACGATCAACTGTTGCAGATCCTGTTTTCCGTTGTCGCCGACCCGACGTTGCAGGATCGACAGGGTCCGGATGTCGGGTCGCAATATCGCGCGGCGATCATGCCCCGGTCGGACGAGCAGCGCGCCGTGGCGCGGGCCTACGTTCGCCAGATGGGCCGCTCCGGGGTATGGAACAGCCCCATCCGGGTGCAGGTGGAGCGGGCGCAGGGCTTCTTCCCGGCAGAGGACTACCACCAGGATTTCGCTTACCGGAACCCCGGCCATCCCTATATCCGCCGTTGGGACGCGCCCAAGGTTCGCGCGTTGCGAGAGCAATTCCCCCAGCTCTACAGGTCGGCATTCCGCACCGGCTGA
- a CDS encoding DUF3429 family protein, translated as MPSPRNDTPDATPPLSVILAYAPVALLALLALAALTGYSWAVPVARVWAAAIFLFLAGVARGLSFFTVPGPQVSQLIIMMGRFGCGLLALVLSPQWAFPILVAGYASVLVYDPHAARHGEAPRFFAGLRPPQIGIALAGLLALSAVALARS; from the coding sequence ATGCCCTCGCCGCGCAACGATACGCCAGACGCAACGCCCCCGCTCAGCGTGATACTGGCTTACGCGCCGGTGGCGCTTCTTGCATTGCTGGCTCTCGCCGCGCTGACCGGGTATTCCTGGGCGGTGCCTGTGGCGCGGGTCTGGGCGGCGGCGATCTTCCTATTTCTTGCCGGGGTGGCGCGCGGCCTCAGCTTCTTTACCGTGCCGGGACCGCAGGTTTCGCAGCTTATCATCATGATGGGGCGCTTCGGGTGCGGGCTGCTGGCGCTCGTTCTCTCGCCCCAGTGGGCGTTTCCGATACTCGTGGCAGGATATGCAAGCGTGCTCGTGTACGATCCGCACGCCGCACGGCACGGCGAGGCGCCGCGCTTTTTCGCAGGTTTGCGACCGCCCCAGATCGGCATCGCCCTCGCAGGGTTGCTCGCCCTGTCGGCGGTTGCCCTTGCGCGCTCCTGA
- a CDS encoding amidohydrolase, whose amino-acid sequence MTRRSAGIGLLPALAALPLALAGCATAGGEERPAANRPAAAETAQVPYASTYTRYPGVPTALVGATVYDGAGGRIDNGIVLFADGEVVGIGGADLAVPAGYTRIDGTGKFVTPGVIDVHSHLGDYPTPSVDAHADGNEATDPTTPEVWAEHSVWPQDPGFARALANGGVTSLQILPGSANLMGGRSVTVKNVPSRTVQGMKFPGAPYSLKMACGENPKRVYGSRGRMPSTRMGNFAVNRETWIEAREYADGDREDRDLAMETLAGVLDGDILIQNHCYRADEMALVMDMAREFGYRVTAFHHAVESYKIADLLRDNGVCSAVWADWYGFKMEAYDAIPENAALIHNAGACVVIHSDDENGIQRLNQEAAKAQADGRRMGIDIPDEQVISWFTLNAARAMGIDEMTGSLQPGKMADVVLWNGDPLSVYTRPEMVWIDGALMYDYNDPRRRPISDFELGQPGAGDVK is encoded by the coding sequence ATGACCAGACGCAGCGCCGGCATCGGCCTTCTTCCAGCCCTTGCCGCGTTGCCTCTGGCACTCGCCGGCTGTGCTACCGCAGGCGGCGAGGAACGGCCCGCCGCCAACCGCCCGGCAGCGGCGGAAACGGCGCAGGTCCCCTACGCCTCCACTTACACGCGCTATCCCGGTGTCCCGACCGCGCTGGTGGGCGCTACCGTCTATGATGGTGCGGGCGGCCGGATCGACAACGGTATCGTGCTGTTCGCCGATGGCGAAGTGGTCGGCATCGGCGGGGCGGACCTCGCGGTGCCCGCCGGCTACACGCGTATCGACGGAACCGGCAAGTTCGTGACGCCGGGAGTCATCGACGTGCACTCGCACCTCGGCGATTATCCGACGCCCAGCGTCGATGCCCATGCCGATGGCAACGAGGCAACCGATCCGACCACGCCGGAGGTGTGGGCGGAGCACTCGGTATGGCCGCAGGATCCCGGCTTCGCCCGCGCGCTGGCCAACGGGGGCGTCACCTCGCTGCAGATCCTGCCCGGCTCGGCCAACCTGATGGGTGGACGCTCCGTCACCGTCAAGAACGTGCCCAGCCGCACGGTGCAGGGAATGAAATTTCCCGGCGCGCCTTACTCGCTGAAGATGGCGTGCGGAGAGAATCCCAAGCGCGTCTATGGCAGCCGGGGGCGGATGCCCTCAACCCGCATGGGCAATTTCGCGGTCAACCGCGAAACCTGGATCGAGGCGCGCGAATACGCCGATGGCGACCGAGAGGATCGCGATCTCGCCATGGAGACGCTCGCCGGCGTGCTGGACGGAGACATCCTCATCCAGAACCACTGCTACCGCGCCGACGAAATGGCGCTGGTGATGGATATGGCGCGCGAGTTCGGATACCGCGTGACCGCTTTTCATCATGCGGTCGAAAGCTACAAGATCGCCGATCTGCTGCGCGACAACGGCGTATGCAGCGCGGTATGGGCGGACTGGTACGGCTTCAAGATGGAAGCCTACGACGCCATTCCCGAAAACGCCGCGCTCATCCATAATGCCGGTGCCTGCGTCGTCATCCATTCCGATGACGAAAACGGCATCCAGCGTCTGAATCAGGAGGCCGCAAAGGCGCAGGCGGACGGCCGCCGCATGGGTATCGACATCCCCGACGAGCAGGTGATCTCGTGGTTCACCCTCAACGCCGCACGGGCGATGGGGATCGACGAGATGACGGGCAGCCTGCAACCGGGCAAGATGGCCGACGTGGTGCTATGGAACGGCGATCCGCTGTCGGTCTATACCCGGCCCGAAATGGTCTGGATCGACGGGGCGCTGATGTACGACTACAACGATCCGCGGCGCCGCCCGATCAGCGATTTCGAGCTCGGCCAGCCCGGTGCGGGAGACGTGAAATGA
- the dxs gene encoding 1-deoxy-D-xylulose-5-phosphate synthase produces the protein MTNSRPETPLLDQVDTPEDLRRLEPEQLRQLSDELRAEMIDAVGSTGGHLGSGLGVVELTTAIHYVFNTPEDRLIWDVGHQAYPHKILTGRRDRIRTLRQGGGLSGFTKRSESEYDPFGAAHSSTSISAGLGFAVANKLNDRPGKAIAVIGDGAMSAGMAYEAMNNAEQAGNRLIVILNDNDMSIAPPVGGLSAYLARMVSSSEYLGLRTLASKVARRLHRKVHSGLEKAEEYARGMVTGGTMFEELGFYYVGPIDGHNLDHLIPVLENVRDSEQGPVLVHVVTTKGKGYEPAENSADKYHGVPKFDVVTGEKKKSAAGPPAYQNVFGETLAKLAETDERICAITAAMPGGTGVDKFAAAHPDRAFDVGIAEQHGVTFAAGLAAQGMRPFAAIYSTFLQRAYDQVVHDVAIQNLPVRFAIDRAGLVGADGATHAGSFDVTYLASLPNFVVMAAADEAELVHMTYTAAEHDSGPIAFRYPRGNGVGVALPEQPQKLAIGKGRIVRPESGNIEKGGKVAILSLGARLAEAQKAADQLEAKGLTTTVADMRFAKPLDEELIRKLAATHDVVVTLEEAAIGGLGAHVLTLASDEGLLDAGLKIRTMRLPDVFIDQDDPDKQYDQAGLNAPQIVDTVLAALRHNSAAVKKARA, from the coding sequence ATGACCAATTCCCGCCCGGAAACGCCGCTTCTCGATCAGGTCGACACGCCCGAGGATCTTCGTCGCCTCGAGCCCGAGCAGCTGCGCCAGCTGTCCGACGAGTTGCGCGCCGAAATGATCGACGCGGTTGGTTCCACCGGCGGCCATCTGGGGTCGGGCCTCGGCGTGGTCGAACTGACAACCGCCATTCACTATGTCTTCAACACGCCGGAAGACCGGCTGATCTGGGACGTCGGCCACCAGGCCTATCCGCACAAGATCCTGACCGGCCGGCGCGACCGTATCCGCACCTTGCGCCAGGGCGGTGGCCTGAGCGGCTTCACGAAAAGGTCGGAAAGCGAGTACGATCCGTTCGGCGCGGCGCATTCGAGCACCTCGATCAGCGCCGGGCTGGGCTTCGCGGTCGCCAACAAGCTGAATGACCGGCCGGGCAAGGCCATCGCGGTCATCGGCGATGGCGCGATGAGTGCCGGGATGGCCTATGAGGCGATGAACAATGCCGAGCAGGCGGGCAACCGGCTCATCGTGATCCTCAACGACAACGACATGTCCATTGCTCCGCCGGTGGGCGGCCTGTCCGCCTATCTGGCGCGCATGGTGTCCTCCAGCGAGTATCTTGGCCTGCGCACCCTCGCCTCGAAGGTCGCGCGCCGCCTTCACCGCAAGGTCCATTCCGGACTTGAAAAGGCGGAGGAATACGCGCGCGGCATGGTAACGGGCGGGACCATGTTCGAGGAACTGGGATTCTACTATGTCGGCCCTATCGACGGGCACAATCTCGATCACCTCATCCCGGTGCTGGAAAACGTACGCGATTCCGAACAGGGACCGGTGCTGGTCCACGTCGTCACGACCAAGGGAAAGGGGTACGAACCGGCGGAAAACAGCGCCGACAAGTATCACGGCGTTCCCAAGTTCGACGTCGTCACCGGCGAGAAGAAGAAGTCCGCCGCCGGCCCGCCGGCCTATCAGAACGTGTTCGGGGAAACGCTCGCAAAACTGGCTGAGACGGACGAGCGCATATGCGCCATCACCGCCGCCATGCCGGGCGGCACCGGCGTCGACAAGTTCGCCGCGGCGCACCCTGACCGCGCCTTCGACGTGGGCATCGCCGAACAGCACGGGGTCACCTTCGCCGCAGGTCTTGCGGCGCAGGGCATGCGCCCGTTTGCCGCGATCTACTCCACTTTCCTCCAGCGCGCCTACGATCAGGTGGTGCACGACGTGGCGATCCAGAACCTGCCCGTCCGTTTCGCCATCGACCGCGCCGGTCTGGTCGGTGCGGACGGTGCGACCCATGCCGGCAGCTTCGACGTCACCTACCTCGCCAGCCTGCCGAATTTCGTAGTCATGGCCGCAGCGGACGAAGCGGAACTGGTCCACATGACCTATACCGCCGCCGAACACGACAGCGGCCCCATCGCCTTTCGCTATCCGCGCGGAAACGGCGTGGGTGTCGCGCTGCCGGAACAACCGCAGAAACTCGCGATCGGCAAGGGACGCATCGTGCGACCCGAGAGCGGCAATATCGAGAAGGGCGGCAAGGTCGCCATCCTCTCCCTCGGCGCAAGGCTGGCGGAGGCGCAGAAAGCCGCCGACCAGCTCGAGGCGAAGGGCCTGACCACCACCGTTGCCGACATGCGCTTTGCCAAGCCGCTGGACGAGGAACTTATCCGCAAGCTCGCCGCCACGCACGATGTCGTCGTGACGCTGGAGGAGGCTGCGATCGGCGGTCTGGGCGCCCATGTCCTTACCCTGGCGAGCGACGAGGGACTGCTCGATGCCGGTCTGAAGATCCGTACCATGCGCCTGCCCGATGTGTTCATCGATCAGGACGATCCGGACAAGCAGTACGATCAGGCCGGCCTCAACGCTCCGCAGATCGTAGATACCGTGCTGGCAGCGCTGCGGCACAACAGCGCCGCCGTGAAGAAGGCCCGGGCCTGA
- a CDS encoding peptide MFS transporter has protein sequence MKDMALWNEGDWIAAIASVILAIFLIAGLAAVSRRGEEVIGHPKGLVILFFAEMWERFSYYGMRALLTLYLVKHWLYSDGSANLIYGAYTSLVYITPVLGGWLADRYLGQRKAVLFGAVLLTLGHFCMAFEGDGSGYQNDPTLNVFWLALSLIIVGSGFLKANISVIVGQLYPRTDIRRDSAYTIFYIGINVGAAAGTIIAGYLGETIGWAYGFGAAGIGMLLGLIVFIMGKPLLKGRGEPPVPERLRTNVAGIKLEWFLYLVGLAGVVVIWALIQFQEAVGWILLASGVALLAYVLKESAKLDKDARERVYAMIFFILLMPVFWGLFEQAGGSVNLFTDRYVDKGGVPTSLFQSINPIYIILLGPVFAGLWQFLARRGIEPSTPAKMGLGIIQMGLAFVVLVWGANNFSSANEAGVLLLPVLFIFLFYLLSTTGELCLSPVGLSAVNRLSVTHMASLMMAAFFFGTAGGNYVAGFLGSIMGEGEEGEMTREAALNVYWSMGLVAIGIGVLVVLVSPLVKKLMHLDTLRDDNVSDDLEGLPQAGLSEQEAGFHPATRPQ, from the coding sequence ATGAAAGACATGGCACTTTGGAATGAGGGCGACTGGATCGCGGCGATCGCGTCGGTCATCCTCGCCATCTTCCTGATCGCGGGACTCGCTGCGGTCAGTCGCAGGGGAGAGGAAGTGATCGGCCATCCCAAGGGACTGGTCATCCTCTTCTTCGCGGAGATGTGGGAGCGCTTCTCCTATTACGGCATGCGAGCCCTGCTGACGCTCTATCTCGTCAAGCACTGGCTCTATTCCGACGGCAGCGCCAATCTGATCTACGGCGCCTACACCTCTCTGGTTTACATCACCCCGGTTCTGGGCGGCTGGCTGGCGGACCGTTACCTGGGGCAGCGCAAGGCGGTGCTGTTCGGTGCCGTGCTGCTGACGCTGGGCCATTTCTGCATGGCGTTCGAAGGCGACGGATCAGGCTACCAGAACGATCCCACGCTCAACGTCTTCTGGCTCGCGCTCTCCCTCATCATCGTGGGTTCGGGCTTTCTCAAGGCCAATATCTCGGTGATCGTCGGCCAACTGTATCCGCGTACCGACATCCGCCGCGATTCCGCCTACACGATCTTCTACATCGGCATTAACGTCGGCGCCGCGGCCGGCACGATCATCGCCGGATATCTGGGCGAGACGATCGGCTGGGCCTACGGCTTCGGCGCCGCGGGCATCGGCATGCTGCTCGGCCTGATCGTCTTCATCATGGGCAAGCCGTTGCTCAAGGGCCGGGGCGAGCCGCCAGTGCCCGAACGGCTGCGGACGAACGTCGCCGGCATCAAGCTCGAATGGTTTCTCTACCTGGTCGGTCTGGCCGGCGTGGTCGTGATCTGGGCGCTGATCCAGTTCCAGGAAGCGGTCGGCTGGATCCTGCTCGCATCCGGCGTCGCCCTGCTGGCTTACGTGCTCAAGGAATCGGCCAAGCTGGACAAGGATGCGCGAGAGCGCGTCTACGCGATGATCTTCTTCATCCTGCTGATGCCGGTGTTCTGGGGCCTGTTCGAGCAGGCAGGCGGTTCGGTGAACCTGTTCACCGATCGCTACGTCGACAAGGGCGGGGTTCCGACCTCGCTGTTCCAGTCGATCAACCCGATCTACATCATCCTGCTCGGCCCGGTCTTTGCAGGCCTGTGGCAGTTCCTCGCCAGGCGCGGCATCGAACCCTCCACCCCTGCCAAGATGGGGCTGGGCATCATCCAGATGGGCCTCGCCTTCGTGGTGCTGGTCTGGGGAGCGAACAATTTCAGTTCCGCCAACGAGGCAGGCGTGCTGCTGTTGCCGGTGTTGTTCATCTTCCTGTTCTACCTGCTCTCCACGACCGGGGAACTCTGCCTCAGCCCCGTCGGCCTGTCCGCGGTCAACCGATTGTCGGTGACCCACATGGCCAGCCTGATGATGGCGGCATTCTTCTTCGGCACGGCGGGCGGCAATTACGTCGCGGGCTTCCTCGGCTCGATCATGGGCGAGGGCGAGGAAGGCGAGATGACCCGCGAAGCGGCGCTGAACGTCTACTGGTCGATGGGTCTCGTCGCCATCGGTATCGGCGTGCTCGTCGTTCTGGTCAGCCCGCTGGTCAAGAAGCTGATGCACCTCGACACCTTGCGCGACGACAACGTCTCGGACGATCTGGAAGGTCTGCCGCAAGCAGGGCTGTCGGAGCAGGAGGCCGGCTTCCACCCGGCCACCCGTCCGCAATAA
- a CDS encoding alpha/beta hydrolase, whose amino-acid sequence MAYLRMIGWIATATLVVYLGLVAAAWAMQSRMIYPAPPVSTELPDGFERVTYRTADGLDLVAGYRPARDGMPTVLFFHGNGTHWQSSAWVTRDLAGHGYGVLAAEYRGYGGNPGVPGEAGLYADGRAARAYLHDRGVAADEIVLVGNSIGSGVATQLATEIEPLALVLVSPFDSLAATAARKVRWLPVKMLLRDRYDNRAKLPAVAAPVLILHGGADTLIAPEQAQALADARPGTELVIHPGRGHDLIADDEVQSRIASFVAELRTDR is encoded by the coding sequence GTGGCCTACCTTCGCATGATCGGCTGGATCGCGACCGCGACGCTGGTCGTCTATCTCGGCCTGGTCGCGGCTGCCTGGGCAATGCAGTCGCGGATGATCTATCCCGCCCCGCCCGTCTCGACCGAATTGCCCGACGGGTTCGAACGGGTGACCTATCGCACAGCCGACGGCCTCGATCTCGTCGCGGGCTATCGACCGGCGCGCGATGGAATGCCCACCGTGCTGTTCTTTCACGGCAATGGCACGCACTGGCAATCAAGCGCATGGGTCACACGCGATCTCGCAGGGCATGGCTACGGCGTGCTGGCGGCTGAATATCGCGGCTATGGCGGCAATCCGGGGGTGCCGGGGGAAGCTGGCCTCTACGCGGACGGACGCGCCGCCCGGGCTTACCTGCATGACCGCGGCGTGGCAGCAGACGAGATCGTTCTCGTCGGCAACTCCATCGGCTCAGGCGTAGCGACGCAATTGGCGACCGAGATCGAGCCGCTCGCGCTCGTCCTGGTGTCGCCGTTCGACAGCCTTGCGGCAACCGCCGCGCGCAAGGTGCGCTGGCTGCCGGTGAAGATGCTGCTTCGCGATCGCTACGACAACCGGGCCAAACTACCCGCGGTCGCGGCGCCCGTGCTGATATTGCATGGCGGGGCGGACACGCTCATCGCTCCGGAACAGGCGCAGGCGCTCGCCGACGCGAGGCCCGGGACCGAACTGGTCATTCATCCCGGCCGGGGCCACGACCTGATCGCCGATGACGAGGTCCAGTCGAGGATCGCGTCGTTCGTGGCCGAGTTGCGAACGGACAGGTGA